The window TCGCGGTCGGGTGCGAGCATCACCGCCGCATAGAGGCTCGCACAGTCGGCGAACGGCTCCTCGCTTGCCTCGACGAGGCGCACGCGATGGCCGGCGCGCGCCAGGATGAGCGCCTGCCAAAGGCCGAGGATGCCGGCGCCGAGCACCGTGATGGAACGTGAGGGAGCGGGCATGGGCCACTTCTGTGGGGCGAGCGGGCGCCTACCGTTCGCACGCCGCGCCAATCGGCTCAATCCCCCAGCGCCGCGCCTTCCCGACGTGCGTCAGCGGCGCCTTCGAGGCGGCCGTCGCGGCGCATGACGATGTGGATGCCGGAGTTCATCAGCGACGGCACGATCCGGTGCCCGAGCGGCCGCAACGTCAGTCCGAGCGGCACGGCCGCCCAGTCGAGCTCGATCTCCAGCCCGCTGCCCTGGCTGCCGAAGTTGGTGAGGTCGGCTGCCCGCTGCGCGTCGAGGCCCCAGTCGAGCAATGCGACCAGCGTCTTCAAGACGTAAAGAATGATGCGGCTGCCGCCGGGCGAGCCGAGGACGGCTTCGACGTTGCGCTGCGTGTCGAAGACGATGGTCGGCGCCATCGACGAGCGCGGGCGCTTGCCGGGCGCCACCGCGTTGGCGACGGGCTGACCGGCCGCATCGACCGGAGCGAAGGAGAAATCCGTCAGCTCGTTGTTGAGCAGAAAGCCCGCGGCCCAATTATGCGAGCCGAAGCCGCCTTCGATCGTCGTCGTCATCGACACGGCGTTGCCGGCTTCGTCGACGATGGAGATGTGGCTAGTGCCGGAGCGCTCGATTGTTGCATCGACGCCGAACGACTGGCGCTTCAAACCGGGCGGCTCGCCGGCTTTCGGCTTGTCGACACCCCGCTGCGGGTCGATCAGCTTGCGGCGCTCAGCGATGTAGGCGTCATCGAGCAATCCGTCCGGCACGGCGACAAAGTCAGGGTCGCCGACGTACTTGTTGCGATCGGCAAAGGCGAGCTTCTCGGCCTCGGTGATGAGATGGACGGCCCGCGCGTTGAGCGCCGCGTCCGGCGTCGTGCCGATGTCGAGCGGTTCGATCAGCTTTAAGGTCTGCGCCACGGTCGGCCCGCCGGACGACGGCGGACCGACGCCGCACACCTCGTGGGCGCGGTAGCTGACGCACAGTGGCGGCCGCTCCTTCACCCGGTAGTTCTTGAGATCGTCGAGCGTCATGCCGCCCGGCGCGGTCGGCGCCGCCGCCACCGCGTCGACGATCGCCTGTGCGATCGGCCCCTCGTAGAAAGCGTTGGCGCCACCTGCCGCAATCGCCCGCAAAGTCGCGGCGAATTCCGCATTGCGCAGCCGGTGCCCGATGGGCAGCGCGCTGCCCCCATCGGTGAAGAAGTAGCGGCGCGCCGCGGGCACAAAGCTGTCGGGGCCGTCGAGGCGCAGGAGAACGTGCAGCCGCTGCGAGATCTCGAAGCCGCCCTCGGCGAGGCGGATTGCCGGTTCGAACAGTTTCGCCCAGGCCAGCTTGCCGTGCTGCTTGTGGACGTCCTCGAGCAGGCGCACGAGCCCCGGCACGCCGACGGACAGCCCCGACAGCACCGCCTTGTTGAACGGCATCGGTTTGCCGTCGACGAGGAAGCGGTCGGGAGTCGCCGACGCCGGCGCGGTCTCGCGCCCGTCGTAGACCTTGAGCTCCGCCTTCGCCTTGTCCCAGTAGAGAATAAAGGCGCCGCCGCCGATGCCGCTCGACTGCGGCTCGACGAGGTTCAGGACAAGCTGCGTCGCGATCGCCGCGTCGATGGCCGAGCCACCGGCGCGCAGCATCTCGCGTCCCGCCTCGGCGGCGAGTGCGTTGGCGGCAGAGACCATGTGGCGTTTGCCGATCGCCAATTCATGCGTCTGCTCGCCGGTCGCCGCCTCGGGTGAGCTGCGCGGGTCGAGAAGCTGCGCCTCCGCCGAGGCAGCCAACAGGATCGCGAGGAGCGGCGCGAGAAGGCAATTGAGCGGGCGGAGGAGCATGAGCACCGGGGCGGCGAGAGTTGTTCACCAACTTCCGCCATCATGACGCGGAGCACAATGGGCGTTGCGAGGAACCGGCCGATGTCGAATACGCGATACTTCATGTGGCCGCTGGCCGCGGTCTTTCTCAGCGCGGCGCTGCTCGTCGCCCAGTCAGACCGCGGCATCGGCCGCGAAACGGTCAAGCCCCTGCTCGACACTGGGCAGACGATCCTTTCCCAGCCCATCGCCTATCCCACGCAGTCGCCTGCGAAAATCGTCTCGGCGATCGTCACCATGCTGCCGGGGGAGGAAACGGGCTGGCACCAGCACGACGTGCCGATGTTCGGCTACATCCTCGAAGGCGAAGTAACGGTCAAGTACGCGGGCAAGGGAACGCATGTCTATCGGCAGGGCGATGCGCTGATGGAGGCGATCGACATCCCGCACAACGGCCGCAATACGGGAAAATTTCCGGCGCGCATCCTGGCGGTGTTCATGGGAGCCAATGGCGTGCCCGACACTGAGATGCTGCCAGACTATAAGCCTCAGTGAAAATCGCGCGATTTGGGGATGATGCGCGCGTCGCGCGGATGGCTCGCCCAGCGCGGATGCATCTTGTCGGCGTTCGGGTCGGCGGGAAATTTCGCCGGGTGCGCCGATCCCGGATCGGGGCGCAGCACCTCGTCCGCATTGGCGAGCGGGGCCTTCATGGTGGCTGCCTCGGCTGACAGGAGCTGCAGCCAGTCGGAGCGATCCTCCAGCCTGGCCGAGACGACGTGGATGATGTCCTGGTGCCGCTGCACGCGGCCGTGGATCACGATGAGACGCGAGGCCATCACCTCCTTGCGGAAGCGCTCCAGCGTCTTCGCCCACACCACGGCGTTGGCGATGCCCGTCTCGTCCTCGATGGTCATGAACACGACGCCCTTGGCCGAACCGGGGCGCTGGCGCACGAGGACGACGCCGGCGACGGAGACATAGGCGCCGTCCTTGATGCCGCGCAGCTCATCGCAGGCGATGACGCGGCGGCCGGCGAAACGCTCGCGCAGGAAGCTCATCGGATGGGCTTTGAGCGATAGCCTGAGCGTCTGGTAGTCGTTGACGACGTGCTCGGAGAGCCGCATCTGCGGCAGCTGCACGAACGCCTCGGCGGCGGCTTCGCGCGTCTCGCTCCAGGAGAACAGCGGCAGCGGCTCGGCGGCGCCCAGCGCCTTCACCTCCCATAGCGCCTGGCGGCGGTCGAGGCCCGTCTTGGCGAAGCCAAGCTCCGCTTGGACGGAGCGGAAGGCGTCTGCCGCGGCGAGCTTCTCGAGCGTGACGAGCTTGACCCGTGCCCGCGCCCATAGGTCGTGCACGTCGCGAAACGGCTTGATGCTCGGCAGAGCCGCCCCCACTTCCCCTCTCCCCGTCCATGCGAAGCATGGCTCCACCATGACGGGGGAGAGGGCGGTTTGCTGGGATTTGCGACCTCTTGGGAGCGAGTCACATGGCAAACCGGGTGAGGGGGTTCCTCCGCTCGGCGGCGTTTGTGCCCCCTCACCCTTCGCGCCTGATGACTTAGGCCCTAACGTTTCATTCGTTGCCAGAGTCAAGTTCTCGCTCCCGGGCCTAAGGTCATGGCGCGAAGCCCTCTCCCCGCTGGGGAGAGGGTAAGAGGTGCGTGCTGCAGTAAGTTTCTTCACCTCCTCCTCCTGCAGGCCGTCGATCTGGCGCAGGCCGAGGCGCATCGCCGGGCGCCCGGCATTGTCTTTCTCCAGCGTGCTGTCCCAGTCCGACAGATTGACGTCGGCGGCGCGCACCTCGACGGCATGCTCGATCGCATCGCGCACGATCTGCGCCGGCGCGTAGAAGCCCATCGGCTGCGAGTTCAAAAGCGCCGCGGCGAACGCCGCCGGATGGTGGCACTTGATCCACGACGACACGTAGACGAGGTGCGCGAAGCTCGCCGCGTGGCTCTCGGGGAAGCCGTACTCGCCGAAGCCCTTGATCTGGTTGAAGCAGCGCTGCGCGAAGTCCTTGTCGTAGCCGCGCGCCACCATGCGCGAGACCATCTTCTCCTCCAGGAGCCCAATGGTGCCGCGACGGCGGAAGGTGGCCATCGCCTTCCTGAGCTCATTCACCTCCGCGTCGGAGAACTTGGCGGCGACGAGCGCGATGCGCATCGCCTGCTCCTGGAACAGCGGCACGCCCTTGGTCTTGCCGAGGATGTTGCGCAATTCGTCCTTGTCGCCGCACTTGGGTGACGGCGAGGGATAGTGCTCCACCTCCACGCCGTCGCGGCGGCGCAGGTAGGGATGCACCATGTCGCCCTGGATGGGACCGGGGCGCACGATCGCCACCTCGATGACCAGATCGTAGAAGCAGCGCGGCTTCAGGCGCGGCAGCATGTTCATCTGCGCCCGGCTTTCCACCTGGAAGACGCCGATGGAGTCCGCCTTGCAGAGCATGTCGTAGACGGCCTCGTCCTCGCGCGGCACGGTGGCGAGCGTCACCGCCGTGCCCTCGTGCTGCTCGATGAGGTCGAACGCCTTGCGGATGCAGGTGAGCATGCCGAGCGCCAGCACGTCGACTTTCAACAGGCCGAGCGCGGCGATGTCGTCCTTGTCCCATTCGATGAAGGTGCGGTCGTCCATCGCCGCGTTGCCGACGGGCACGACCTCGACCAGGGGTCCGCGCGTCAGGACGAAGCCGCCAACGTGCTGCGAGAGGTGGCGCGGAAAACCCATCAGCTCGTAGGCAAGCTCCAGCACGCGCGCCAGCAATGGGTCCTTCGGGTCGAGCCCGGCGGCGCACACGTGCTTCTCGGGCAATTCGCCGCCGCCCGACGTGCCCCACACCATGCCGGCGAGGGCGGCGACCGTATCCTCCGACAGGCCCATCGCCTTGCCGACGTCGCGCACGGCGGAGCGGGCGCGGTAGGAGATGACGGTGGCGGCGAGGCCGGCCCGGTCGCGGCCATAGCGCGCGTAGATGTACTGGATCACCTCCTCGCGCCGCTCGTGCTCGAAATCGACGTCGATGTCGGGCGGCTCCTTGCGCTCGGGCGAGACGAAGCGATCGAACAGCACGTCGATCTCGGTGGGGTTCACCGCAGTGACGGCGAGGCAATAGCAGACGACCGAGTTGGCGGCCGAGCCGCGACCCTGGCAGAGGATGCCCTGCGAGCGGGCGAAGTGGACGATGTCGCGCACGGTGAGGAAGTATTGCGCGTAGTTGAGCTGATCGATGAGCCGCAGCTCGCGCACGATGAGACCGTGCACCTTTTCCGGAATGCCGTCGGGGAAGCGCCAGTGGGCGCCCTCCCAGGCGAGCTCCTCGAGATAGGCTTGCGGCGTCTTGCCCGGCGGGGTCGGCTCGTCGGGATACTCGTAGACGAGCTCGTCGAGGCTGAACGTGCAGGCCACGGCGATCTCCAGCGTGCGGGCGAGGGCGTCCTCGTGCCCGCGGAAGAGGCGCGCCATTTCCATCGGCCATTTGAGATGCCGTTCGGCGTTGGCTTCGAGCCTGAGGCCGGCTTCCTGAATGGTGGTCTTCTCGCGCACGCAGGTGAGGACGTCCTGTAGCGGGCGCCGGTGCGGCGCGTGATAGAGCACGTCGCCGGTGACGACGAGCGGCGTTGCGCAGCGCTCAGCGAGCGCCGCCAGCGCGGCAATGCGGGCGCGGTCGTCGCCGCGATAGGTGTGGCTCGCGGCGAGGTAGAGCGTGGCCCCGTCGCCCAACGCCGCCTTCACCCGCTGTAGCTCCCCCTCGAACGTAGTCGCATTCCCTCTCCCCATGCCACTCGGCATGGGGAGAGGGTTAGGGTGAGGGGCAACCGCTTGTGTCGACGCGCACTTCTGCCCCTCACCCCGACCCTCTCCCCGTGAAGAACAGGGAGAGGGGGAAGTTTTTGCGTTAGGGAAAGGCAGGATGGCGGCGGTGGGCGGCGCCTCATCATCGGCGGCGATAAGTGCGCGCCAGTCCCAGTCGTCGGGGGCCAGCGCGATGAAGATCTGTCCCTCGGCGTGATTTGCGACATCGGCGAGAAAGAGCGTGCACTCGCCCTTCCTGGCGCGCATCTGCCCGAGCGAGATCAGCCGCGACAGGCGCCCGTACGCCTGCCGGTCGCGCGGCAGGCACAAGAGGCTAGGGCCGTCCTGCAGGTCGAGGCGCGCGCCGACGATCAGCTTCAAGCCCACTTCCTTCGCCGCCAGGTGCGCGCGCACGATGCCGGCGAGCGTGTTGCGGTCGGTGACGGCGATCGCCTCCATACCGAGCGCATGCGCCTGCGCCACCAGTTCCTCGCCGTGCGAGGCCCCGCGCAGGAACGAGAAGTTGGTCGTCACCTGCAGCTCGGCGTAGCGGGCGGCTGTGGGCTTCTTTGCCATGCGCTATCCGAACAGCCCGTGCAGGAACCAGCGCGGTAGCTCCTCGTCGCGCCCGTAAATGCCTTCGCGGAACACCCAGTAGCCGGCGCCGCCCTCATCCTCGATGCGGTAGTAGTCGCGCGTGCCGCTCTTCCTGGCGGCGATCTCGTCCCACCATTCGGGCGCCACGCGCTGCGGGCCTTGCGCCTTGAGGATGCGCCGCTCGACGCGCCGCCAGGTGAACCGCGCCGGCGGACCCTCCGGCACCTCGGCGATGACGCAAATCGGCTCCGGCTGCTCCAGGAGCAACGGCGGACGCGCCGGTCCGGGCGGCAGCGGCCAGGCAAGCTCGCGCGCGTGACTGAGCGCGGCAACGCGCGCCTCACTGCGCTCGGGGATATGACTGGCGTGCGCCTCGAGGCGCGTCACGCGCGATGCCCCGAGGCGATTGGCGAGACGATCGACGAGCTGCGCCGCATCGCCTCGAGCGTCGCCTTGCAAGCGCGGCGCGAGCGCACCCTGCTCAACGGGCGCCTTCTCCACTTGAACCGCCGCCAGCACCATGACCTCGACGCCGAAACCGGCATCGAGCGCGGCGAGCTTCTCATTTAGGAGCCCGGTCATGTGCTCGGGCGTCCACGATGGCGCGCTCAGGCCGGCGCGGGCCTCGGCGATGCTGCCGTCGGCGCGATAGAGCGACAGGCAGAGCCGGCGGGCGCCAAGCCCGCGCGATGCCAGATGAGTGCAAAGCTCCTCGGCGAGCCGCGCCGTCTCGGCTTCGAGCTGCTCGGGCGAGATGAGCGGATCGGGCCATGAGCGTTGCACATAGAGGGCCGGCGGCTCGATGAGCGGCCGGCACGGCTCGGAGCGCTCGCCCAGCGCCTGGTCGAGCCGCATCAGCACCGCCTCGACGCCCTTTGCCGAACGGAAGCGGCGCTGCAGGGCGGCGCGCGGCAGACGATAGAGATCGCCGATGCGCTTGAGGCCGAGTCGCTTCAAGAGCAGCACCGTATCGGGTGCGAGCCGCAGCGCTTCGACCGGCAACCGCGCGAGGCAGGCTTCCGCCTCGCCTTCCGCGGCGATCGCCGGTGACGGCGCGAAGCGGGCCAACGCGTGCGCGGCGCCGAGCGTATCGGCGAGACCGACGCGTGCGGTCAGATGAAAGCGCGACAGCCTGTCGATGAGATCGCCGACGAGTTGCCTCTCGCCGCCATAGAGGTGCGCCACGCCGGTGATGTCGATCCACAGGCCGTCATCGCCGTCGATGTTGCGGTTGGGACCGTAGCGGCCACACCAGCGGGCGAGGCGCAACAGCGCCGTGCGGTCCCGGCGCCGATCGGCCGGTTGCGTCAACAGCGCGGGCAAAGCTGCGCGCGCATCGGCGAGGGCCTGACCGATGCGCGCGCCTTGCTCCGCCGCTTGCGGGTTGACGGCGGTAATGCGGATGCCGTGCGTGCCCGCCTCGACCAGGGCGAGCGGCGCCTCACCGGGAACCAGCGATGGCTGCGCGCGGTGCATCCGCTCGATGGGCCACAGTGGCAGCCACACGGAAACGATGCGTTTCATCCGACCATTCCAAGAGAGAGGGCACAGGCTCGCGTGTCAGCGGGCGATGCCGGCAACGTTCCAAGGCGACGGCGTAGTGCGAAGCCCCCGGCGCAGCCCCGTCGAAGGGATGCGAGGCGCTTTGGCGCGACCCGACCCGCCAGCGGGTGGCGGTCGATCCCGCAGGCGACAGCCGCGGATCGGTGACGATGAGACAGGGCGTGGAATGCTCTGCCGCCGCCAGGCTCAAGCGGCGCGCGGGCGTCAGCTCCGCCTCGTCCACCACGCCGATGACAAGGGCGAGGCTCTCGGAGCGCAGGCCCTCCTCCATGGCCCACAAAGCATCGCTGGCGCGCGCCGTCTCGGCGAACAGCCAGGCGGAAGGTTTAAGTCCGAGCGCGGCAAGGCCATGCCCGTGCGGGGCGCCGAGCTCGCGCGCAAACGCGGACGGCCAGCACCACAGGATACGGGAAGCGCCGCCTTGCGAAGCTTCCATGCTCTCCAGGCGGCGCACCGCGAGGCGCAGGGCGAAGCCGAGCGCGGCCGCCCAGTTGCCGGCGCTGGAGCCCGCTCCCGCGTCCGGTCCGAATAGCTCGGGCTTCAGCTCGTGCAGAGAAAGCGCATCGAGGCTTCCGCCAAGACGCTGGTCGAGATCAGCGTCTCCGAGCGTCCATAGGCGCGGCGCTTGATCTTGCTGAGGTGCAATGGATGAGGAGGCGAGGCAGGCAGCGCCACGCTCCAGCTGCGTGATGCGCGTGCGCAAATCGGCGAGCACATTCGTCTTGTTGTGCGGTAGCTGGCCCGCCGGAACGGCGAGGAGGGACTCGCCGTTCCGGTTTGGGCTAGAGCCGCCAAGCCTTACGCTACGCAACCCGTTACGCGGACACGCACTGGGGCTTGGCTCTGGCCGCGAGATCCGCTGCAGAAGGTCGGACGGTGGGGTGGGGGGTGGGACCCTCTGCAGCATTGGAACGCTCTCGCAACAACCGAGGCAACGGCAGCTCGAATGCCGCTGCGTTCTTTTTTTGTTCTAGACTGGGTGAGGTTTCGGGTCAAGATCAAACAGGGAACAAAAGGGGAGAATAAAGGTTGCAGCCACCCCCGCACTAAGATGCAAATTTTCCACAGCTGAGATCTTGCCAACAGGCGAATCGATTCGGCAGGCGACGGGGATGCCGCACCCTTAGGCGCCGATTTGCCGGGTTTTCAGGCGCTTGGCCGTGCATCCAGGAAACAGCTAGAGCGGAAAATCCTGAAAGCGTGCTCGCAGGTGCGATACGACCACAACTGTGTCCTGCATGCTCTGCCGCGACAAAGTGGGACTGATATATACGTGGCATTCACCATATCGCCCTCAAGCTCCCTACCAACTGAGCGAACCTCCGGAGCCATTCAGTAATGCCATCTCGCGGTCTGATGAGTTCTATTGCCGTGGCAGCCCTCACCGTTGCCATTGTTCCCATCGCGACGTCCCAGGCGCATGCCCAGGGTCTGTTCGAATTCCTTTGGGGCGGCAGTCAGGAATGGGGCGGCGGCAAGCAAACCGTCTCGTTCGATCAGAAATATACCGCCGGCCAGGTCATCGTCAGCTTCGGCGATCGCCGGCTGTACCTCATCACCAAGGCAGGGACGGCCACGAGCTACCCGATCGCCGTGCCGCGCGAGCAGAGCCGCTGGCAGGGCACGACCTCGGTCACCGACAAGCGCATCAATCCATCGTGGCGTCCGACGCCCGAGATGCTGCGTGAGAACCCGAAGCTTCCGCTGTGGGTCCCCGGTGGCCACCGGATGAACCCGCTCGGCGTGCGCGCCATGTACCTCGGCTCCAGCACCTATCGCATTCACGGCACCGACGCCCCGTGGACGATCGGCCAAGCGGTGTCGAAGGGCTGCATCCGCATGCTCAACGACGACGTGCTCGACCTCTATCCAAAGGTTCCCGTCGGCACCAAGGTGACGGTGACGTGGCAGCGCTTCAACAGCCAGGCCGTGGCGTCTGGCGACGAGCCGGCTCCGTATAACCCGATGGCCGCCGCCGCTGCCGAGGCACCGACTTACAAGGCGCCGCCGCGCAGCATCCGCATGCGTACGCCCGCAGCCAACGTCGAGACGGTCGCCGCGACCAGCGACACGGGCGCCAACGACATGGGCGCTCCTGCCGTCGATCCGTCGGCCGACGAGGCGGCACTCGCCGCGGCCGCCGAGAAGCCGCTCGAGAAGAAGCCGGTGAAGAAGGCCGAGGCGCACAAGAAGCCGGCGCCACACGAGGACGCCGTGGCCATTGCGGAGCGCGCCGCCGCCGCTGCAGCCAAGGCTGCCGAGGCTGCCCGCGCCGCCGCCGAAGCCGCCAAGAAGGCGGCCGAGGACGCCAAGAAGGCGACGTCGGCTCAGTCGGCCGAGCCCGGCAAGAGCGCCGCGCTCTAAGCTCAGATCGCGCGCAATGAAA of the Hyphomicrobium album genome contains:
- the ggt gene encoding gamma-glutamyltransferase; this translates as MLLRPLNCLLAPLLAILLAASAEAQLLDPRSSPEAATGEQTHELAIGKRHMVSAANALAAEAGREMLRAGGSAIDAAIATQLVLNLVEPQSSGIGGGAFILYWDKAKAELKVYDGRETAPASATPDRFLVDGKPMPFNKAVLSGLSVGVPGLVRLLEDVHKQHGKLAWAKLFEPAIRLAEGGFEISQRLHVLLRLDGPDSFVPAARRYFFTDGGSALPIGHRLRNAEFAATLRAIAAGGANAFYEGPIAQAIVDAVAAAPTAPGGMTLDDLKNYRVKERPPLCVSYRAHEVCGVGPPSSGGPTVAQTLKLIEPLDIGTTPDAALNARAVHLITEAEKLAFADRNKYVGDPDFVAVPDGLLDDAYIAERRKLIDPQRGVDKPKAGEPPGLKRQSFGVDATIERSGTSHISIVDEAGNAVSMTTTIEGGFGSHNWAAGFLLNNELTDFSFAPVDAAGQPVANAVAPGKRPRSSMAPTIVFDTQRNVEAVLGSPGGSRIILYVLKTLVALLDWGLDAQRAADLTNFGSQGSGLEIELDWAAVPLGLTLRPLGHRIVPSLMNSGIHIVMRRDGRLEGAADARREGAALGD
- a CDS encoding cupin domain-containing protein, translated to MSNTRYFMWPLAAVFLSAALLVAQSDRGIGRETVKPLLDTGQTILSQPIAYPTQSPAKIVSAIVTMLPGEETGWHQHDVPMFGYILEGEVTVKYAGKGTHVYRQGDALMEAIDIPHNGRNTGKFPARILAVFMGANGVPDTEMLPDYKPQ
- a CDS encoding error-prone DNA polymerase; translated protein: MAKKPTAARYAELQVTTNFSFLRGASHGEELVAQAHALGMEAIAVTDRNTLAGIVRAHLAAKEVGLKLIVGARLDLQDGPSLLCLPRDRQAYGRLSRLISLGQMRARKGECTLFLADVANHAEGQIFIALAPDDWDWRALIAADDEAPPTAAILPFPNAKTSPSPCSSRGEGRGEGQKCASTQAVAPHPNPLPMPSGMGRGNATTFEGELQRVKAALGDGATLYLAASHTYRGDDRARIAALAALAERCATPLVVTGDVLYHAPHRRPLQDVLTCVREKTTIQEAGLRLEANAERHLKWPMEMARLFRGHEDALARTLEIAVACTFSLDELVYEYPDEPTPPGKTPQAYLEELAWEGAHWRFPDGIPEKVHGLIVRELRLIDQLNYAQYFLTVRDIVHFARSQGILCQGRGSAANSVVCYCLAVTAVNPTEIDVLFDRFVSPERKEPPDIDVDFEHERREEVIQYIYARYGRDRAGLAATVISYRARSAVRDVGKAMGLSEDTVAALAGMVWGTSGGGELPEKHVCAAGLDPKDPLLARVLELAYELMGFPRHLSQHVGGFVLTRGPLVEVVPVGNAAMDDRTFIEWDKDDIAALGLLKVDVLALGMLTCIRKAFDLIEQHEGTAVTLATVPREDEAVYDMLCKADSIGVFQVESRAQMNMLPRLKPRCFYDLVIEVAIVRPGPIQGDMVHPYLRRRDGVEVEHYPSPSPKCGDKDELRNILGKTKGVPLFQEQAMRIALVAAKFSDAEVNELRKAMATFRRRGTIGLLEEKMVSRMVARGYDKDFAQRCFNQIKGFGEYGFPESHAASFAHLVYVSSWIKCHHPAAFAAALLNSQPMGFYAPAQIVRDAIEHAVEVRAADVNLSDWDSTLEKDNAGRPAMRLGLRQIDGLQEEEVKKLTAARTSYPLPSGERASRHDLRPGSENLTLATNETLGPKSSGAKGEGAQTPPSGGTPSPGLPCDSLPRGRKSQQTALSPVMVEPCFAWTGRGEVGAALPSIKPFRDVHDLWARARVKLVTLEKLAAADAFRSVQAELGFAKTGLDRRQALWEVKALGAAEPLPLFSWSETREAAAEAFVQLPQMRLSEHVVNDYQTLRLSLKAHPMSFLRERFAGRRVIACDELRGIKDGAYVSVAGVVLVRQRPGSAKGVVFMTIEDETGIANAVVWAKTLERFRKEVMASRLIVIHGRVQRHQDIIHVVSARLEDRSDWLQLLSAEAATMKAPLANADEVLRPDPGSAHPAKFPADPNADKMHPRWASHPRDARIIPKSRDFH
- a CDS encoding Y-family DNA polymerase, which gives rise to MKRIVSVWLPLWPIERMHRAQPSLVPGEAPLALVEAGTHGIRITAVNPQAAEQGARIGQALADARAALPALLTQPADRRRDRTALLRLARWCGRYGPNRNIDGDDGLWIDITGVAHLYGGERQLVGDLIDRLSRFHLTARVGLADTLGAAHALARFAPSPAIAAEGEAEACLARLPVEALRLAPDTVLLLKRLGLKRIGDLYRLPRAALQRRFRSAKGVEAVLMRLDQALGERSEPCRPLIEPPALYVQRSWPDPLISPEQLEAETARLAEELCTHLASRGLGARRLCLSLYRADGSIAEARAGLSAPSWTPEHMTGLLNEKLAALDAGFGVEVMVLAAVQVEKAPVEQGALAPRLQGDARGDAAQLVDRLANRLGASRVTRLEAHASHIPERSEARVAALSHARELAWPLPPGPARPPLLLEQPEPICVIAEVPEGPPARFTWRRVERRILKAQGPQRVAPEWWDEIAARKSGTRDYYRIEDEGGAGYWVFREGIYGRDEELPRWFLHGLFG
- a CDS encoding ImuA family protein → MLADLRTRITQLERGAACLASSSIAPQQDQAPRLWTLGDADLDQRLGGSLDALSLHELKPELFGPDAGAGSSAGNWAAALGFALRLAVRRLESMEASQGGASRILWCWPSAFARELGAPHGHGLAALGLKPSAWLFAETARASDALWAMEEGLRSESLALVIGVVDEAELTPARRLSLAAAEHSTPCLIVTDPRLSPAGSTATRWRVGSRQSASHPFDGAAPGASHYAVALERCRHRPLTREPVPSLLEWSDETHRFRVAATVAHRADAPRAAIAGSR
- a CDS encoding L,D-transpeptidase; its protein translation is MPSRGLMSSIAVAALTVAIVPIATSQAHAQGLFEFLWGGSQEWGGGKQTVSFDQKYTAGQVIVSFGDRRLYLITKAGTATSYPIAVPREQSRWQGTTSVTDKRINPSWRPTPEMLRENPKLPLWVPGGHRMNPLGVRAMYLGSSTYRIHGTDAPWTIGQAVSKGCIRMLNDDVLDLYPKVPVGTKVTVTWQRFNSQAVASGDEPAPYNPMAAAAAEAPTYKAPPRSIRMRTPAANVETVAATSDTGANDMGAPAVDPSADEAALAAAAEKPLEKKPVKKAEAHKKPAPHEDAVAIAERAAAAAAKAAEAARAAAEAAKKAAEDAKKATSAQSAEPGKSAAL